tactactgcgatcctcctgaagtgactgtcgggatcagctgttctcaccgctacagagctgggagaacagctgatgcccagcaagaacttacaatgagcctgcaatgtgtatacagtatacacattgctggctcacttaaccccttgctgagctgtgcactaagccagcccggcaagggaagagttaacttaccctgctggacagtgtaggttaaccctttgggcaggaaacaatatatacagctatctatagatagatgcatatagtgtatacagaagacgaagaagtccccttacctccctccagttccCGCGGGTCTGTGTAGTTCggcccccctagtgatgacgtcattagggggcggagctacaggctGGATCCAGGCTAgtaagggtataaggctctgttaacattgtctgttttgtataatgtgaacagacccttctgccagtgtcttaccagacagggagactccagctgttgctaaactacaactcccagcatgcccagacagccaaaggctgtctgggcatgctgggagttgtagttttgtaccaattggaggctccctgtttgggaagacattgcattatggccgCTCTACCctgcggagagcgcaaaaaatgtccaaacccatttttttgtgttttttttttcttctcgtttcagatccgtgtatgcagaggattacgacggattaactggattttattttaataaaatggttaacaagggctgtgggggagtgttttttttaataaaataatttttccaatgtgttgtttttttgttttttttttatagaattttcaggtatagtaatggaggctgtctaatagagggaatctattactaagccagggcttagcgttagcccccaaaacagctagcgctaacccccaattattactccggtacccaccgccacaggggtgcctggaagagccggtaccaacaggcccggagcatcaaaaatggtgctcctgggcctaggcggtaacaggctggcattatttaggctggggagggccagtaacaatggtccttgcccaccctagtaatgtcaggctgttgctgcttggttggtatctggctgagaatgaaaatacggggaaccctatgcattttttaaatttatttatttataaaaaaaaaagcatagggttccccgtattttcattctcagcacaataccaaccaaacagcaacagcctgacgttaccagggtgggcgaggaccattgttactggccctccccagcctaaataatgccagcctgttaccgcctaagcccaggagtgccatttttgacgctccgggcctgttggtaccggctcttcccggcacccctgtggcggtgggtactggggtaataattgggggttagcactagctgtttttggggctaacgctaagccctggcttagtaatagattccgtcaataagacaaaaaaaaacacaacacattggaaaaattattttattttaaaaaacactcccccacagccctcgttaaccattttattaaaagaaaaaaatccagttcatccaccgtaatccatcgaatccgcagtaatcctctgcatacacggatctgaaacgagaagaaaataaGCACAAGAAATTGGTAagtacatttttggcactctctgctggggagagtgcccataatgcaatgtcttcccaaatagggagcctccaattgttgcaaaactacaactcccagcatgcccagacagcctttggctgtcttggcatgctgagagttgtagtttaacaacagctggagtctccctgtctgggtagacactgccagaagggtctgttcacattatacaaaacggacaatgtgaatagAGCTTCAGACCCTTACTAGCCTGACTCCCGCCTGTAGCTCCGCACCCAaattacgtcatcactagggggcggagctacacaggccgacggggacagggagcgaggaaggcaagtggacctcctgttctgtctacactatatacagttatctatagatagctgtgtatactgtataccgcccaaagcggctataggagcagggagtcctgtcagtctagtgacaggattcctggctccgctcctgtatagtatacacgggtacactatgcccccctgtatactataccgcCGGGGGAGGtgggtagtgatgctatacatcactcctcgtctccttacactctgtggatcgggcgctcagcatccgacccacaaagtggtaccctgaaggcagtgagaaaactgcctcaggggacaaaactgtctgtttccacataccagggaaaacgccagaagaaacgccagaaaaactgccagaaCACAGGAAAGATccgtggcagtttttcctggtgtttttgctggggggggggggggaacctcagtggaatcctatccTTATAATGCCCTAAGAAAGTAAAAGAATGTATAAcaaatgatgcaaacataaagaagatatattgtagatgtgaattaataactaaaatttatttggcataactatttctcttacaagtagataGTTTCCAAATCGATATTTTTGAGTTTTTCTCAAAAACCGcagcatgtatcaacaaaaatatactactaatataaagtacaataagtcacaaaaaaaacatcTCAAAATTGCATTGCTCGGAAAAAGcatttcaaagttattaccacataaagagacacatgtcagataaaaaaaaaaaaaaaaaaaaaacggtctgGGTCATAAAGACCAAatctagctgggtcatgaaggggttaaacatgactCAAAAACGATATACTTGGGTTCAAGCTCATAGCTCAAACCGATAGAGTCtatattttcaaaatcgaaaggCTACATGTTCCTCATCCATTGTGACATCAGAAAAGTCGGATTCTAAGCTTGTACGTGGTAAGCTTGGTGGGTGAAGACATTGGATCTCTTGGGTCCTCGATAGTTTCATTGCTGCTATAAGATCATATTGATTTATTTTGCTGCAAACTTACATGATGTTGAAATTGTTGCAAATTTAGATTATGGTTGGTGCACGCATCTTTATTTTGTCTTGCTCATTCCTGAATAAATGTTTCATATTCATTTCGGAAACCGGTTGGTGCATTTTCAACGTTGGATTGACCATTCCTGAAATGTCAAGTAAGTTTCCTTGTGTTGTGTTTTTCAATTTTTGACAGGTTTGAGTTTGGTTTGCAAACGTGGGTATAATTGGCAATTTTACTGAACTTGCTACTGAGATAGCTAAACTGCTGACTTTTCCACATTGATCCCCTCTTGTATTTCTGTATAGTTTGTTATGTATCGGCTGAAGATTTAGGGTTTTTTTCTTGCTAACAATCATTTTTTTGGAAGGAGTAAGTCTCCGCTGGATACCCATTGTTTGGCTTGGTGTTTTTAAGATGGAacacataatttttttgttttgttgaaaCACTCTGGTTTGTGTGGCTTTGTTATGTGACACATGAAGATAAGTGGTATTGGTAGCAAAGTCACGTTTCAAAATTTGGTCAGTttgagtccctactgacttcagttgtttttttttaacgtgCTCTATCGTTTCCAAACTTGGTTTCGCAACATTGTCATTATTTGAAACGTTTTTGATAATAGTGCATCCAAAGTTGTACAATTGGTTGTCAGTTGTTAACTGTTGGCCATAGGTCAGATTACTAATGTTTTGAAATCTTGCGGAGGGAACACTTCCAGGCAGAATATAAATATCATGGGATCCGGGTAAGTTGACGGAATTTGTGGtagttttttgtctttcaatttctaAATCACCCTGTATTTTCGGTAAATTATCAGATATTTTTTGAGAAAAAGAGTCACTAACTGAGAACACATTGGTTGGTTTTGTCACGCTAGAATTTGATATCTCATTACCACATCCTTGTTTGGGCAACTGTTGACCATTACTTGGAGGCTTCGATAGTGATTCTTTCGAATGTAAATCCTGTCCAAAAATTGAAGGTATGGCATCCTTCCGTAATGTTCGACGATCCTCATAATAACGAAAGGATTcatttgaaaaatgtaaagagCACATCCGATAGGTGTCATTTATTGTGCCTATCCATACTTTCTCAACCATCTCTTGCAAATTATTTGCATAGTGGCCTGTTTTTTCTAACCACAATTTTATTCGATCTTTATCTTTAGGAAAACAATGTAAGGATATGTTTGGATTTCTCCGTCGCCAGGAAGTAGCACAACCAGAAACAATGCAGGATGACATGCTGAAGAACAAAGAAAAATACGATTCAAAGTTATTtggaataatgaataaaaaaaaatggtgcagctcacaattaaataCTGGCCGAGGCAGAGTAGGCAAAAACACCTATACCCAGGTGTATAATAGTAATTTGGATAAGAAAGAAAAGAGGGGCTGCCTACACCTCAAGGACAGTAATTTGAACAATTTAATATATTTAggctgagaccgtgcttcaaatattcctaatataaatttatttaaaacaTGAACATCAAAAtggaatatacaaaaatatacagaaaaatcccctcacagggcccttgcggGGGGAAAAAGTTACAAGCAAATGCCTAGAGACGAAGTgaatacatataaaataattttacaataaaaattttactttaaaaaaaatgtatcaatgcAGTGTGACCGCTAATCCGGCAATTCTGTGTCTGATAGTCCGGTATGGTGCTACCAATGTCCagaaaaataaatcaaaacaAATATATGAATGTCCAGGGTACTGTCCCATATAGATCTGCACAATGTTGTGTAATATAGTAGAGATATTACCCGATATGAGGATTCCTGTGTTATCCTTGCGCTGTGACGCTGTCCTGtgggcgctggcaggcgccggcaCGGCTGGTTCGGACGGCACTGAACCTGATGTTTGCCGTGCGATGTGGCAGTCCGGAGGTGTCAGCGATGGTGTTAGCTGCTTTCCCTCATGTGGATAGCGTCTGACGTCAGCGGTCAGGAACTGAAGGTGTTAAATGCTCCAGGTGATACACAGGATCAGCGGCACAGATAATAGCAACAAAGGAATTCCGAGGGCAACGGTGGTTACCAGGGGCAACTGGCTTTTGGTAAATAGTTGTTTCGAGTTCAGTGGCGGTCACACTGCATATGGGAACCaggctaaacgcgtttcgggggtgCTATATTAGAGATAACCgacccccttcctcagtagctgtATAACTGGAGTGATAGAAGACTCTTTTATAGCTTGAACAATTAGTTGTACAGGTGAAAGCAGGTAATTAGCCAAAAATGGTAACGGACTAGAGGGATTGTGCTTGGCAAGACACAAAGTTTATTCATTTAAACAGCTTGCAAATATGTATGAATGCATACCTAAAAAACATGAGTAGTATTATTAATGTTGTGTATATGGCAAGAAGTAACGAAAGTAATGTGTTACATAATGCAAATAGGACtaagagaaaataaaataaatagttggTCACGTGGGGAGGGTGATGTGGAGATAATCAGTGGCGATGAATGCAGATACTTGTTTGAGGCTCTATATGCAACATATTGTGTGGTGTCCATAAGTTGCTGTAACTGCGAGCAACGATCCCATCTGTGttgaacatacaatgtttttagtGTCACAATGTGATATAGTGAATCATAAAGTTTAATGGCGGAGTCCGTCTGTCATAAAGCAAAAAAGAAGACATTTTATAGACTGAAAATAAATGATGGTGAAGTGGAATAAATATGTATTAGAAGTTTAAAATGTGACTATAGACAATGTGTTGTGTAGGTGCTATACGTAGAATGATAGAGGAGAGATAAGtatgaaaaatagaaataaaaatgtacaaaatgacaaattttaaacaaatataataataaaatattaaaatgaaataaaaatgtgaataaaaatgataataatgataaaaattaacataaaagaaaaagaagaaaaataaaaaagtctgatTGGGTCAATAATCAAAATAGACTTAGAAAaccatattaaaataaaaataatcgctGAAGACATCTATGTGAAAGGGATGGATTGGGCTGAGGTCCACGTCCCATTTATTATTAAGGGATATGGATCAAAGCCCAGACCATCCCTCACAAATACCCAAACAGTTCAAAGTTTATATTGAGACCACCAGGTTCCAAGGAGGCGAATTCATGAATCTTTTTACTTTCTGCTCGAGACATTTTAACCATGTAACTACCTCCTCTCCAATCTTGTCTAATATGTTGCAGTCCTACAAAAGAGAAAGTTTTAAGATCTTTATTGTGTGTTGTTGTGAAATGGGCAGAGAGGGGATGTTtcatatttcctttttttatactTTGTAAATGTTCAGCGATACGTGTTTTTAAGGGTCCTTTAGTTCgccctatatattgtttttttgcaCCCACATTCGATGAGATAAACTACTCCTTTAGTATTACCAGTGATCAAATCATCAATGTTCCATTTAAAGGAATTAACATGAGAACATACTGATGCCACTTTTTTTGGGACCTTGTATTTTCATGCAATTGGGGCATATACCACATTTCACAAAACCTTTTGTGTTGAGCCAGGAATTTGTTTGTTTGGATAATGGAGGTTTGATGGAAGGGGCTACTTTTATGCCCAAATTGGGGGCCTTAGTGTAAACTATAGGAGGACGTGTGGGAACCATCCATCCTATTTCCCTATCTTGACATACTAGATGCCAATGTTTGGCTAATGGTTCCTCTACCTTTTTATGATCTTTATTGTAGGGCAAAACTATTTTAATGTTGAAATTATCTGTAGTAACTGATTTTTCGGTTGGTGTAAAAAAGGAGGACCTATCAGTTTGGTTAATCTGCTGTAGAGATTGACttaaaagtagggatcgaccgattatcggtttggccgatattatcggccgataatcacgattttggacattaacggtatcggcaattaccttgccgataatgccccaccccccggccagagacgaccgtcaccgctgctgccccactgcctcccccatcctctgcccacataccgccgccgctgccccattgcctccccccatcccgctgccccccccatcctctgcccacataccgccaccaccccatcgcctccccccatccccggtgttataattacctgttcccggggtccgcgatccttctggctcctgcgctgttgctgtgcgctgcgtaatgacgagtgacagtgcgcacagtgacagcgcaggatgccgatggagccagaaggatcgcggaccccaggaacaggtaattataacaccggggatggggggaggcgatggggcggcggcggtatgtgggcagaggatggggggaggcgactgtggtggttagactcaggaccccaggacaggcagggggaaagaagcgggtggcggcggcggtctctggcccggcaaaagcagctgcagttcattgatttaaagtgcccgctttaaatcattgatctgcaacggcttctgccccgccggggcGAGGTTGAAATAGcctataacttataccggaatatcggtataagttatcggctatcggccgtaaaggtgacagattatcggtatcggctctaaaaaatcgatatcggtcgatccctacttaaaAGCCAGTCTGGGTAATTCTTCGCTTTAAACATGTTTGTTAATTGTGCTGCTTCTTCTGTGAATATATCATCTGAAGTGCAGTTTCTTTTGAGTCTACGGTATTGTCCTTTTGGTACGTTATTCAGCCATCTTGGTAAGTGACAGCTGTTGTAATCTATATAGCTATTTGTAGCAGTTGGTTTTTGATAATTattgcagattaaaggggtactccggtgaaaaccttttttcttttaaatcaactggtgccagaaagtaaaacatatttgtaaattacttctattaaaaaatcttaatccttccagtacttattagctgctgaatgctacagaggaaattcctttctttttggaacactgatgacatcacgagcacagtgctctctgctgacatctctgtccattttagcaaccatgcatagcagatgtatgctaagggcagcatggtggcttagtggttagcactgctgccttgcagtgctggggacttgggttcaaatcccactaaggacaacaataaataaagacttattattattataataacgtcagcaaagagcactgtgcttgtgatgtcatcagagagaattccaaaaagcaaagaatttcctctgtagtattcagcagctaataagtacaggaaggattaagattttttttgatagaagtaatttacaaatctgtttaactttccggagccagttgatttaaaagaaaaaaggttttcaccggagtacccctttaattgacccAGACTGGCCTTGATTTCAATATCCCAAAAATGTATACTTTCCTTACTAACTGTAGATGTAAAATGAATGTTGTGATTATTTTGATTTAAATTAATAATAAAGTGCTCCAAATCAATAAAACCCCCCTCCCAAATCAAAATAATATCATCAATATAATGTTTCCAGAGCACCAGGTTTGCACCAAGGTGGGGGTATGATGTTTGTCTCATCCCAATCCGCCATGAATAAATTAGCGTAGCTTGGTGCAAACCTCGTGCCCATGGCTGTGCCTACTTGTTGTACATAATAATTGCCctcaaagaaaaaataattgaTAATGAGATGATTTGGACTTGTTGTGGTTTGATATGGCCTTTATTAAGAAAATTTTCAACAGCATAAATTCCAAAATCATGTTGTATAATGGTATATAGTGAAGAGACATCAAGAGTAGCTAGTATATGCTTTTCTGTCCAAGGGAATGATTCGATTATAGAATTCATTTGTGTGGTATCTTTCAAATATGTATGTGTTTTCTGAACAAAGGGTTGTAAAAACATACTGGGATAGGTTTGATGTTAAAGACCCTATCCCAGATACGATAGGCCGTCCTGGTAGTTTGGTAAAATTTTTATGCGTTTTTGGGAGACAGTAAAAGACAGGTAAACGTTCAGATGTCCCTAAAATGAATTTATGTTCTTTATCATTAATAATAGGTCCTCCTTTTTTTATACCAAGCGAAAAATCAGTTACTACAGATAATTTCAACATTAAAATAGTTTTGCCCTACAATAAAGATCATAAAAAGATAGAGAAACTATTAGCCAAACATTGGCCTCTAGTATGTCAAGATAGGGAAATAGGATGGATGGTTCCCACACGTCCTCCTATAGTTTACACTAAGGCTCCCAATTTGGGCACAAAAGTAGCCCCTTCCATCAAACCTCCATTATCCAAACAAACAAATTCCCGGCTCAACACAAAAGGTTTTGTGAAATGTGGTATATGCCCCAATTTCATGAAAGTACAAGGTCCCAAAAAAGTGACATCAGTATGTTCTCATGTTAATTCCTTTAAATGGAACATTGATGATTTGATCACTTGTAATACTAAAGGAGTAGTTTATCTCGTCGAATGTGGGtgcaaaaaaacaatatatagggcGAACTAAAAGACCCTTAAAAACACGTATCGCTGAACATTTACAAAGTATCAAAAAAGGAAATATGAAACATCCCCTCTCTGCCCATTTCACAACAACACACAATAAAGATCTTAAAACTTTCTCTTTTATAGGACTGCAACATATTAGACAAGATTGGAGCGGAGGTAGTTAAATGGTTAAAATGTCTCGAGCAGAAAGTTAAAAGATTCATGAATTCGCCTCCTTGGAACCTGGTGGTCTCAATTCAAACTTTGAACTGTTTGGGTATTTGTGAGGGATGGTCTGGGCTTTGATCcatatcccttaaaggggtactccagcgcttagacatcttatcccctatccaaaggataggggataagatgcctgatcgcgggggtcctgccgctggggacccccgtgatcttgcacgcagcaccccagttaaaatcagtccccgaagcgtgttcgctccgggtctgattactggcgaccacggggctggtGACGTGtgaagcccctcaatgcaagcctatgggagggggcgtgacagctgtcacgccccctcccatgggcttgcattgaggggcggagcgtgacgtcacacggggggcggaggcgtgacgtcacacaccgccagcccagtggtcgtcggtaatcagacccggagcgaacatgcaccggggactgattttaactggggacccccgcgatcaggcatcttatcccctatcctttggataggggataagatgtctaagcgccggagtaccccattaataatAAATGGGACGTGGACCTCAGCCCAATCCA
Above is a genomic segment from Hyla sarda isolate aHylSar1 chromosome 1, aHylSar1.hap1, whole genome shotgun sequence containing:
- the LOC130298273 gene encoding uncharacterized protein LOC130298273: MSSCIVSGCATSWRRRNPNISLHCFPKDKDRIKLWLEKTGHYANNLQEMVEKVWIGTINDTYRMCSLHFSNESFRYYEDRRTLRKDAIPSIFGQDLHSKESLSKPPSNGQQLPKQGCGNEISNSSVTKPTNVFSVSDSFSQKISDNLPKIQGDLEIERQKTTTNSVNLPGSHDIYILPGSVPSARFQNISNLTYGQQLTTDNQLYNFGCTIIKNVSNNDNVAKPSLETIEHVKKKQLKSVGTQTDQILKRDFATNTTYLHVSHNKATQTRVFQQNKKIMCSILKTPSQTMGIQRRLTPSKKMIVSKKKTLNLQPIHNKLYRNTRGDQCGKVSSLAISVASSVKLPIIPTFANQTQTCQKLKNTTQGNLLDISGMVNPTLKMHQPVSEMNMKHLFRNEQDKIKMRAPTII